Proteins found in one Zea mays cultivar B73 chromosome 1, Zm-B73-REFERENCE-NAM-5.0, whole genome shotgun sequence genomic segment:
- the LOC100281512 gene encoding ternary complex factor MIP1 isoform X2, which yields MDSADSSSPRCHAQKDAGELKDQNSTSKMPSGATELPCSLKREVQVLEKRLNDQFVMRRALEKALGYKPCAIHASSENCIPKPTEELIKEIAVLELEVICLEQHLLTLYRKAFEQQFSPASSACDMESNKQPARSFSGILSEAPELSFSTPRKHHQLNQSSRMVLARKSTPTASTSETSNEKINIGRSHSSLLHRSVRVSPSANNLARALKPCHTSPLSFVEEGKCMDPGVVSLADILGTRVADHVPQTPNKISEDMIKCITAVYMRLRDVPAVQHAFFPSPCSSFSSASGLSSKYTADIWSPRCRKESFVEEWQDNGLGNGESRELALPYDSVVEVSALCKGDQRSADVKDMLRKYMSLVQLLESVDLSGMKHEEKLAFWINVHNAMMMHAHIEYGIPQSNSKRILLTKVSYIISGQRVNAELIEYQILCCRAHSSGQWLRLLLYPKWKSRDKDELQGFAVDRPEPLVHFALSSGSYSDPVVRLYSPKSVFQQLEAAKEEYVRANVGVRGRGQHKIILPKALELYARDAGLGAQEVVAAVECHLPEGLRDAVRRSQQQAGRARAVEWKPHNLAFRYLLAKELVGGSPACSRPLEPVSAPLRAGP from the exons ATGGATAGCGCGGATTCCTCTTCGCCGAGGTGCCACGCTCAG AAGGATGCCGGAGAACTCAAGGACCAGAATAGCACCAGCAAGATGCCGTCCGGTGCTACTGAGCTTCCATGCTCCTTGAAGCGTGAG GTCCAAGTTCTTGAAAAGCGATTGAATGATCAATTCGTCATGCGCCGTGCTCTTGAGAAAGCTCTAGGTTACAAGCCTTGTGCTATCCATGCATCAAGTGAGAACTGCATTCCAAAG CCGACTGAGGAGCTAATAAAGGAGATTGCAGTTCTCGAGCTAGAGGTCATATGCTTGGAGCAACATCTCCTAACACTATACAGAAAGGCATTTGAGCAACAATTTTCCCCTGCAAGTTCTGCTTGTGACATGGAGAGCAACAAGCAGCCAGCAAGGTCCTTTTCAGGCATACTCTCTGAAGCTCCAGAGCTGAGCTTCTCGACCCCAAGGAAGCATCATCAGCTAAACCAGTCCAGTCGAATGGTCCTGGCACGCAAGTCCACGCCTACAGCTTCTACAAGCGAGACTAGCAATGAGAAGATCAATATCGGACGCAGCCATTCCTCGCTCCTGCACCGCTCCGTTAGGGTATCTCCGTCGGCAAACAATCTCGCTAGAGCTCTGAAACCATGCCATACTTCGCCTCTATCTTTTGTTGAG GAAGGGAAATGCATGGATCCTGGCGTGGTGAGTTTGGCAGACATCTTGGGGACCAGGGTCGCGGACCATGTTCCCCAAACGCCGAACAAGATATCCGAGGACATGATCAAATGCATTACGGCCGTATACATGAGGCTGAGAGACGTCCCCGCCGTGCAGCACGCCTTCTTCCCCTCACCGTGCTCATCCTTTTCTTCGGCGAGCGGGCTGTCTTCCAAATACACCGCGGACATATGGAGCCCCAGGTGCAGGAAAGAGAGCTTCGTTGAGGAGTGGCAGGACAACGGGTTAGGCAACGGTGAATCTAGGGAGCTGGCCCTGCCATATGATTCTGTGGTAGAGGTGTCTGCTCTTTGCAAAGGTGATCAGAGGTCCGCTGACGTGAAGGATATGCTGCGCAAATACAT GTCACTTGTGCAGCTTCTCGAAAGCGTTGATCTCAGCGGGATGAAACATGAAGAGAAGCTCGCTTTCTGGATCAACGTGCATAATGCGATGATGATGCAT GCCCATATAGAGTACGGGATCCCACAGAGTAACAGCAAAAGGATACTGCTTACCAAG GTGTCGTACATCATTAGTGGCCAAAGAGTGAACGCGGAGCTGATAGAGTACCAGATCCTGTGCTGCCGAGCGCACTCTTCTGGACAG TGGCTTCGGCTGCTGCTATACCCGAAATGGAAGTCCAGGGACAAGGACGAGCTGCAAGGcttcgccgtggaccgccccGAGCCGCTGGTGCACTTCGCACTGTCCTCCGGTAGCTACTCGGATCCAGTG GTGCGGCTGTACAGCCCCAAGAGCGTGTTCCAGCAGCTGGAGGCGGCGAAGGAGGAGTACGTCCGCGCCAACGTGGGCGTCCGCGGGCGGGggcagcacaagatcatcctccccAAGGCCCTGGAGCTGTACGCGAGGGACGCCGGGCTGGGCGCGCAGGAGGTGGTGGCCGCGGTCGAGTGCCACCTGCCCGAGGGCCTCCGGGACGCCGTGCGCCGGAGCCAGCAGCAGGCCGGCCGGGCGCGCGCCGTGGAGTGGAAGCCCCACAACCTGGCGTTCCGGTACCTGCTGGCCAAGGAGCTGGTCGGCGGGTCCCCCGCGTGCAGCCGGCCGCTGGAGCCGGTCAGTGCGCCGCTGCGGGCTGGTCCGTGA
- the LOC100281512 gene encoding ternary complex factor MIP1 isoform X1, translating into MSHSRSRSDSIRVLGMDSADSSSPRCHAQKDAGELKDQNSTSKMPSGATELPCSLKREVQVLEKRLNDQFVMRRALEKALGYKPCAIHASSENCIPKPTEELIKEIAVLELEVICLEQHLLTLYRKAFEQQFSPASSACDMESNKQPARSFSGILSEAPELSFSTPRKHHQLNQSSRMVLARKSTPTASTSETSNEKINIGRSHSSLLHRSVRVSPSANNLARALKPCHTSPLSFVEEGKCMDPGVVSLADILGTRVADHVPQTPNKISEDMIKCITAVYMRLRDVPAVQHAFFPSPCSSFSSASGLSSKYTADIWSPRCRKESFVEEWQDNGLGNGESRELALPYDSVVEVSALCKGDQRSADVKDMLRKYMSLVQLLESVDLSGMKHEEKLAFWINVHNAMMMHAHIEYGIPQSNSKRILLTKVSYIISGQRVNAELIEYQILCCRAHSSGQWLRLLLYPKWKSRDKDELQGFAVDRPEPLVHFALSSGSYSDPVVRLYSPKSVFQQLEAAKEEYVRANVGVRGRGQHKIILPKALELYARDAGLGAQEVVAAVECHLPEGLRDAVRRSQQQAGRARAVEWKPHNLAFRYLLAKELVGGSPACSRPLEPVSAPLRAGP; encoded by the exons ATGTCTCACAGCCGCTCCAGGAG CGATTCTATCAGAGTGCTCGGGATGGATAGCGCGGATTCCTCTTCGCCGAGGTGCCACGCTCAG AAGGATGCCGGAGAACTCAAGGACCAGAATAGCACCAGCAAGATGCCGTCCGGTGCTACTGAGCTTCCATGCTCCTTGAAGCGTGAG GTCCAAGTTCTTGAAAAGCGATTGAATGATCAATTCGTCATGCGCCGTGCTCTTGAGAAAGCTCTAGGTTACAAGCCTTGTGCTATCCATGCATCAAGTGAGAACTGCATTCCAAAG CCGACTGAGGAGCTAATAAAGGAGATTGCAGTTCTCGAGCTAGAGGTCATATGCTTGGAGCAACATCTCCTAACACTATACAGAAAGGCATTTGAGCAACAATTTTCCCCTGCAAGTTCTGCTTGTGACATGGAGAGCAACAAGCAGCCAGCAAGGTCCTTTTCAGGCATACTCTCTGAAGCTCCAGAGCTGAGCTTCTCGACCCCAAGGAAGCATCATCAGCTAAACCAGTCCAGTCGAATGGTCCTGGCACGCAAGTCCACGCCTACAGCTTCTACAAGCGAGACTAGCAATGAGAAGATCAATATCGGACGCAGCCATTCCTCGCTCCTGCACCGCTCCGTTAGGGTATCTCCGTCGGCAAACAATCTCGCTAGAGCTCTGAAACCATGCCATACTTCGCCTCTATCTTTTGTTGAG GAAGGGAAATGCATGGATCCTGGCGTGGTGAGTTTGGCAGACATCTTGGGGACCAGGGTCGCGGACCATGTTCCCCAAACGCCGAACAAGATATCCGAGGACATGATCAAATGCATTACGGCCGTATACATGAGGCTGAGAGACGTCCCCGCCGTGCAGCACGCCTTCTTCCCCTCACCGTGCTCATCCTTTTCTTCGGCGAGCGGGCTGTCTTCCAAATACACCGCGGACATATGGAGCCCCAGGTGCAGGAAAGAGAGCTTCGTTGAGGAGTGGCAGGACAACGGGTTAGGCAACGGTGAATCTAGGGAGCTGGCCCTGCCATATGATTCTGTGGTAGAGGTGTCTGCTCTTTGCAAAGGTGATCAGAGGTCCGCTGACGTGAAGGATATGCTGCGCAAATACAT GTCACTTGTGCAGCTTCTCGAAAGCGTTGATCTCAGCGGGATGAAACATGAAGAGAAGCTCGCTTTCTGGATCAACGTGCATAATGCGATGATGATGCAT GCCCATATAGAGTACGGGATCCCACAGAGTAACAGCAAAAGGATACTGCTTACCAAG GTGTCGTACATCATTAGTGGCCAAAGAGTGAACGCGGAGCTGATAGAGTACCAGATCCTGTGCTGCCGAGCGCACTCTTCTGGACAG TGGCTTCGGCTGCTGCTATACCCGAAATGGAAGTCCAGGGACAAGGACGAGCTGCAAGGcttcgccgtggaccgccccGAGCCGCTGGTGCACTTCGCACTGTCCTCCGGTAGCTACTCGGATCCAGTG GTGCGGCTGTACAGCCCCAAGAGCGTGTTCCAGCAGCTGGAGGCGGCGAAGGAGGAGTACGTCCGCGCCAACGTGGGCGTCCGCGGGCGGGggcagcacaagatcatcctccccAAGGCCCTGGAGCTGTACGCGAGGGACGCCGGGCTGGGCGCGCAGGAGGTGGTGGCCGCGGTCGAGTGCCACCTGCCCGAGGGCCTCCGGGACGCCGTGCGCCGGAGCCAGCAGCAGGCCGGCCGGGCGCGCGCCGTGGAGTGGAAGCCCCACAACCTGGCGTTCCGGTACCTGCTGGCCAAGGAGCTGGTCGGCGGGTCCCCCGCGTGCAGCCGGCCGCTGGAGCCGGTCAGTGCGCCGCTGCGGGCTGGTCCGTGA
- the LOC100281512 gene encoding ternary complex factor MIP1, which yields MPSGATELPCSLKREVQVLEKRLNDQFVMRRALEKALGYKPCAIHASSENCIPKPTEELIKEIAVLELEVICLEQHLLTLYRKAFEQQFSPASSACDMESNKQPARSFSGILSEAPELSFSTPRKHHQLNQSSRMVLARKSTPTASTSETSNEKINIGRSHSSLLHRSVRVSPSANNLARALKPCHTSPLSFVEEGKCMDPGVVSLADILGTRVADHVPQTPNKISEDMIKCITAVYMRLRDVPAVQHAFFPSPCSSFSSASGLSSKYTADIWSPRCRKESFVEEWQDNGLGNGESRELALPYDSVVEVSALCKGDQRSADVKDMLRKYMSLVQLLESVDLSGMKHEEKLAFWINVHNAMMMHAHIEYGIPQSNSKRILLTKVSYIISGQRVNAELIEYQILCCRAHSSGQWLRLLLYPKWKSRDKDELQGFAVDRPEPLVHFALSSGSYSDPVVRLYSPKSVFQQLEAAKEEYVRANVGVRGRGQHKIILPKALELYARDAGLGAQEVVAAVECHLPEGLRDAVRRSQQQAGRARAVEWKPHNLAFRYLLAKELVGGSPACSRPLEPVSAPLRAGP from the exons ATGCCGTCCGGTGCTACTGAGCTTCCATGCTCCTTGAAGCGTGAG GTCCAAGTTCTTGAAAAGCGATTGAATGATCAATTCGTCATGCGCCGTGCTCTTGAGAAAGCTCTAGGTTACAAGCCTTGTGCTATCCATGCATCAAGTGAGAACTGCATTCCAAAG CCGACTGAGGAGCTAATAAAGGAGATTGCAGTTCTCGAGCTAGAGGTCATATGCTTGGAGCAACATCTCCTAACACTATACAGAAAGGCATTTGAGCAACAATTTTCCCCTGCAAGTTCTGCTTGTGACATGGAGAGCAACAAGCAGCCAGCAAGGTCCTTTTCAGGCATACTCTCTGAAGCTCCAGAGCTGAGCTTCTCGACCCCAAGGAAGCATCATCAGCTAAACCAGTCCAGTCGAATGGTCCTGGCACGCAAGTCCACGCCTACAGCTTCTACAAGCGAGACTAGCAATGAGAAGATCAATATCGGACGCAGCCATTCCTCGCTCCTGCACCGCTCCGTTAGGGTATCTCCGTCGGCAAACAATCTCGCTAGAGCTCTGAAACCATGCCATACTTCGCCTCTATCTTTTGTTGAG GAAGGGAAATGCATGGATCCTGGCGTGGTGAGTTTGGCAGACATCTTGGGGACCAGGGTCGCGGACCATGTTCCCCAAACGCCGAACAAGATATCCGAGGACATGATCAAATGCATTACGGCCGTATACATGAGGCTGAGAGACGTCCCCGCCGTGCAGCACGCCTTCTTCCCCTCACCGTGCTCATCCTTTTCTTCGGCGAGCGGGCTGTCTTCCAAATACACCGCGGACATATGGAGCCCCAGGTGCAGGAAAGAGAGCTTCGTTGAGGAGTGGCAGGACAACGGGTTAGGCAACGGTGAATCTAGGGAGCTGGCCCTGCCATATGATTCTGTGGTAGAGGTGTCTGCTCTTTGCAAAGGTGATCAGAGGTCCGCTGACGTGAAGGATATGCTGCGCAAATACAT GTCACTTGTGCAGCTTCTCGAAAGCGTTGATCTCAGCGGGATGAAACATGAAGAGAAGCTCGCTTTCTGGATCAACGTGCATAATGCGATGATGATGCAT GCCCATATAGAGTACGGGATCCCACAGAGTAACAGCAAAAGGATACTGCTTACCAAG GTGTCGTACATCATTAGTGGCCAAAGAGTGAACGCGGAGCTGATAGAGTACCAGATCCTGTGCTGCCGAGCGCACTCTTCTGGACAG TGGCTTCGGCTGCTGCTATACCCGAAATGGAAGTCCAGGGACAAGGACGAGCTGCAAGGcttcgccgtggaccgccccGAGCCGCTGGTGCACTTCGCACTGTCCTCCGGTAGCTACTCGGATCCAGTG GTGCGGCTGTACAGCCCCAAGAGCGTGTTCCAGCAGCTGGAGGCGGCGAAGGAGGAGTACGTCCGCGCCAACGTGGGCGTCCGCGGGCGGGggcagcacaagatcatcctccccAAGGCCCTGGAGCTGTACGCGAGGGACGCCGGGCTGGGCGCGCAGGAGGTGGTGGCCGCGGTCGAGTGCCACCTGCCCGAGGGCCTCCGGGACGCCGTGCGCCGGAGCCAGCAGCAGGCCGGCCGGGCGCGCGCCGTGGAGTGGAAGCCCCACAACCTGGCGTTCCGGTACCTGCTGGCCAAGGAGCTGGTCGGCGGGTCCCCCGCGTGCAGCCGGCCGCTGGAGCCGGTCAGTGCGCCGCTGCGGGCTGGTCCGTGA